A portion of the Canis lupus baileyi chromosome 6, mCanLup2.hap1, whole genome shotgun sequence genome contains these proteins:
- the LOC140635474 gene encoding left-right determination factor 1-like: protein MTPVWLCWALWALPLTGPGAALSGERILGGLLRQLHLSQVPVLDEGEVEALVTPAHVTAQYVALLRRSHGAHSRGKRFSQRFREVAGRWLATEASTHLLVFGMERRLPPNSELLRAVLRLFQEPVPRAALRRLERLSPHSARARVTIEWLQVRDDGPNRTSLVDSRLVSLHESGWKAFDVTEAVTFWQQLSRPRQPLLLQVSVQREHLGPPASGAHRLVRFASQGPTGAGQGEPRLELHTLDLGTYGAQGDCDPEVPVTQAARCCRQEVYIDLRGMKWAENWVLEPPGFLAYECVGTCQQPPRPLPFEWPLLGPRQCVPSETTSLPMIVTVKEGGRPRPRVVSLPNMRVQKCSCSWDGMPVPRKLEP from the exons ATGACGCCCGTGTGGCTGTGCTGGGCCCTGTGGGCGCTGCCCCTGACCGGCCCCGGAGCTGCCCTGAGCGGGGAGCGGATCCTGGGCGGCCTGCTGCGCCAGCTGCACCTCAGCCAGGTGCCCGTCCTGGATGAGGGCGAAGTGGAGGCACTGGTCACCCCTGCCCATGTGACAGCCCAGTACGTGGCCCTGCTGCGGCGCAGCCATGGGGCCCACTCCCGAGGGAAGAGGTTCAGCCAGAGATTCCGAG AGGTGGCGGGCAGGTGGCTGGCGACAGAGGCCTCCACGCACCTGCTGGTGTTTGGCATGGAGCGGCGGTTGCCCCCCAACAGTGAGCTGCTGCGGGCGGTGCTGCGCCTCTTCCAGGAGCCGGTACCCAGGGCGGCGCTCCGCAGGCTCGAGCGGCTGTCCCCGCACAGCGCCCGCGCCCGCGTCACCATCGAGTGGCTGCAAGTCCGAGACGACGGCCCCAACCGCACCTCCCTGGTGGACTCCAG GCTGGTGTCCCTCCACGAGAGCGGCTGGAAGGCCTTTGACGTGACGGAGGCCGTGACCTTCTGGCAGCAGCTGAGCCGGCCTCGGCAGCCCCTGCTCCTGCAGGTGTCGGTGCAGAGGGAGCACCTGGGCCCGCCCGCCTCCGGGGCCCACAGGCTGGTGCGCTTTGCCTCCCAGGGGCCCACGGGCGCCGGGCAGGGGGAGCCCCGGCTGGAGCTGCACACCCTGGACCTGGGGACCTACGG AGCTCAGGGCGACTGTGACCCCGAGGTGCCGGTGACGCAGGCTGCCCGCTGCTGCCGCCAGGAGGTGTACATTGACCTGCGGGGGATGAAGTGGGCCGAGAACTGGGTCCTGGAGCCCCCGGGGTTCCTGGCCTACGAGTGTGTGGGCACCTGTCAGCAGCCCCCGCGGCCTCTGCCCTTCGAGTGGCCACTTCTGGGGCCACGGCAGTGCGTCCCCTCGGAGACGACATCGCTGCCCATGATCGTCACTGTCAAAGAGGGAGGCAGGCCCAGGCCCCGGGTGGTCAGCCTGCCCAACATGAGGGTGCAGAAGTGTAGCTGCTCCTGGGACGGGATGCCCGTGCCAAGGAAGCTGGAGCCTTAG
- the LOC140635473 gene encoding ribosome biogenesis protein NSA2 homolog, translating into MPQNEYIELHRKRYGYRLDYHEKKRKKEGREAHERSKKAKKMIGLKAKLYHKQRHAEKIQMKKTIKMHEKRNTKQKNDEKTPQGAVPAYLLDREGQSRAKVLSNMIKQKRKEKAGKWEVPLPKVRAQGETEVLKVIRTGKRKKKAWKRMVTKVCFVGDGFTRKPPKYERFIRPMGLRFKKAHVTHPELKATFCLPILGVKKNPSSPLYTTLGVITKGTVIEVNVSELGLVTQGGKVIWGKYAQVTNNPENDGCINAVLLV; encoded by the coding sequence ATGccacaaaatgaatatattgaGTTACACCGGAAGCGCTATGGCTATCGTTTGGATTaccatgagaaaaagagaaagaaagaaggtcgAGAGGCTCATGAACgttcaaaaaaagcaaaaaagatgaTTGGTCTGAAAGCTAAGCTCTACCATAAACAGCGCCATGctgagaaaatacaaatgaaaaagactatcaagatgcatgaaaagagaaacaccaaacaaaagaatgatgaaaagaCTCCACAGGGAGCAGTACCTGCATATCTACTGGACAGGGAGGGGCAGTCCCGAGCTAAAGTACTTTCCAATATGATTAAACAAAAGCGAAAAGAGAAAGCGGGAAAGTGGGAAGTTCCTTTACCCAAAGTTCGTGCTCAGGGAGAAACAGAAGTATTAAAAGTCATTcgaacaggaaagagaaaaaagaaagcatggaagAGGATGGTCACTAAAGTCTGCTTTGTTGGAGATGGCTTTACTAGAAAACCACCTAAATACGAAAGATTCATTAGGCCAATGGGCTTACGTTTCAAAAAGGCCCATGTAACACATCCTGAATTGAAAGCCACCTTTTGCCTGCCAATACTCGGTGTAAAAAAGAATCCCTCATCCCCACTATATACAACTTTGGGTGTTATTACCAAAGGTACTGTCATTGAAGTGAACGTGAGTGAGTTGGGCCTTGTGACACAAGGAGGCAAAgttatttggggaaaatatgcCCAGGTTACCAACAATCCTGAAAATGATGGATGCATAAATGCAGTCCTGCTGGTTTAA